In Candidatus Poribacteria bacterium, a genomic segment contains:
- a CDS encoding phytanoyl-CoA dioxygenase family protein — translation MAKALSLVAYNDLESQVEALERDGYVYFPNVLDAEEVSELRATMDRLETIPACLDRHQTPENGDAFLNKIINNSFNRDPLYLQFLDKSPIIEVAEAAHGEDCHCIGMQSWITGPGRPDQGLHTDWLPIALPADVRSDPRVKVPIFITTAHYYLNDMYEELGPTKFVPGSHFSGCSPNGATEWNNRGEESILCNAGDVVLFRSEVWHRGSANTSGDTRYLLQVHYAQRMITQKYPPYLNKFQFDASILDQVNSRQRRLLGDHRPSNYD, via the coding sequence ATGGCGAAAGCGCTCTCCCTCGTGGCATACAACGATTTAGAAAGTCAAGTGGAAGCATTGGAAAGGGATGGGTATGTCTATTTCCCCAATGTACTTGATGCTGAGGAAGTCTCCGAATTGCGAGCGACTATGGATCGATTAGAGACGATCCCGGCGTGTTTGGATCGGCACCAAACGCCTGAGAATGGTGACGCATTCCTCAACAAAATCATTAACAACTCATTTAATCGCGACCCACTGTATCTCCAATTCCTTGACAAATCTCCGATTATTGAGGTTGCCGAGGCGGCGCACGGTGAGGATTGTCATTGCATTGGCATGCAATCGTGGATAACAGGACCCGGCCGTCCGGATCAAGGATTACACACAGATTGGTTGCCAATCGCTCTACCGGCAGATGTTCGTTCCGATCCACGCGTCAAAGTTCCAATCTTTATCACCACCGCGCATTACTACCTCAACGATATGTATGAGGAATTGGGACCGACGAAGTTTGTCCCAGGTAGTCATTTCTCTGGATGTTCTCCAAACGGGGCAACAGAATGGAATAATCGGGGTGAAGAGAGTATCTTGTGCAATGCGGGGGATGTGGTGCTTTTCCGTAGTGAAGTCTGGCATCGGGGTTCTGCCAATACGAGTGGTGATACCCGTTACCTCTTGCAGGTGCACTATGCCCAACGGATGATTACGCAGAAATACCCACCCTATCTGAATAAATTTCAGTTCGATGCATCGATTCTCGATCAAGTGAATTCGCGGCAGAGACGGCTTCTCGGTGACCATCGACCGAGCAATTATGATTGA
- a CDS encoding superoxide dismutase family protein produces the protein MGCDRVNQQAGILSTAPAAQAHAMIDALGDSGVTGIAVFTQNGDQITLTAELQGASPGLHGFHIHANGDCSSPDGKSAGGHWNPTDVAHGKWGEGEFHLGDIGNISVGEDGTGSITLTTDLWEIGTGSDIDVVGKGIIVHADADDFVSQPSGAAGARIGCGVIVLAE, from the coding sequence AACTGCCCCCGCAGCACAAGCACACGCCATGATCGACGCATTGGGCGACAGTGGTGTAACCGGAATAGCAGTCTTCACACAAAACGGCGACCAGATCACGCTCACGGCTGAACTTCAGGGTGCCTCCCCAGGTCTTCACGGCTTTCATATCCACGCAAACGGGGATTGCAGTTCACCCGACGGTAAATCCGCCGGGGGTCACTGGAATCCCACGGATGTTGCGCACGGAAAATGGGGAGAAGGTGAGTTTCATCTCGGGGATATTGGCAATATCAGCGTCGGAGAAGATGGCACAGGCAGTATTACATTGACGACGGATCTCTGGGAGATCGGCACGGGTTCCGACATCGATGTTGTCGGCAAAGGTATCATTGTGCATGCCGACGCGGACGATTTCGTCTCGCAACCTTCGGGTGCTGCGGGGGCGCGTATCGGATGCGGCGTCATTGTATTAGCGGAATAA